The following are encoded in a window of Microbacterium sp. LWO13-1.2 genomic DNA:
- a CDS encoding EamA family transporter — protein MANDKARGVRLGLPLAIGAAFAFGMSGGWARGLIDAGWTPGAAVTARVWVAALVLLVPTLIAMRGRWGVLRRNAGMIAAYGLLAVAATQVCYFQAVAVMDVGLALLIEYTAPVAVVLWLWLRRGERPSRRSVFGAAIAFVGLVLMLDILTGAQVNGGGILWALGAMVGAAMYFVLSGRADTGVPPVAMAGLGLLLGAIGLTIAGAIGVLPLAWTTQDIAYRFGTVPWFVPVLAIGILATAVAYLLGIASTRMLGSRLASFVALAEVVAALLFGWLLLGQLPNLLQAFGGALVLVGVVVVKLGEPVAPEFVEPIPEVVAESIAER, from the coding sequence ATGGCAAATGACAAGGCGCGAGGGGTGCGTCTCGGCCTGCCGTTGGCGATCGGCGCCGCGTTCGCCTTCGGAATGTCGGGAGGGTGGGCGCGTGGTCTGATCGACGCGGGATGGACACCAGGGGCCGCGGTCACTGCGCGGGTCTGGGTGGCCGCCCTTGTTCTCCTCGTGCCGACACTCATCGCCATGCGCGGCCGATGGGGCGTCCTTCGGCGCAATGCCGGAATGATCGCCGCCTACGGATTGCTCGCGGTCGCCGCGACTCAGGTCTGCTACTTCCAGGCCGTGGCCGTGATGGACGTCGGGCTGGCGCTCCTCATCGAGTACACGGCACCCGTCGCCGTGGTCCTCTGGCTCTGGCTGCGCCGCGGTGAGCGCCCCAGTCGTCGCAGCGTCTTCGGCGCCGCCATCGCTTTCGTCGGTCTCGTGCTCATGCTCGACATCCTCACCGGTGCACAGGTCAACGGCGGCGGCATCCTCTGGGCGCTGGGCGCCATGGTCGGCGCTGCGATGTACTTCGTGCTCTCCGGGCGGGCCGACACCGGCGTGCCCCCTGTCGCGATGGCGGGTCTCGGTCTGTTGCTGGGAGCCATCGGGCTCACCATTGCGGGAGCCATCGGCGTACTGCCGCTCGCGTGGACCACGCAGGACATCGCGTACCGCTTCGGCACGGTGCCGTGGTTCGTTCCCGTGCTCGCGATCGGCATTCTGGCGACGGCGGTCGCGTATCTGCTCGGCATCGCCTCGACGCGGATGCTCGGGTCTCGCCTCGCCTCGTTCGTCGCGCTCGCCGAGGTGGTCGCCGCGCTGTTGTTCGGCTGGCTGCTGCTCGGTCAGCTGCCCAACCTGCTGCAGGCGTTCGGCGGGGCTCTGGTGCTCGTCGGGGTCGTGGTGGTGAAGCTGGGGGAGCCGGTGGCCCCCGAGTTCGTCGAGCCGATTCCCGAAGTTGTGGCGGAGAGCATCGCTGAGCGCTGA
- a CDS encoding GntR family transcriptional regulator, translated as MTLAADRTTASDRAYADLLDGIQSGALPSGLVLGEVEQAARLGISRTPMREALRRLAADGLVVQQSPRVTVVADLDADDIRALFEIRRALEETSARLAAARGDAALFQDLAGEFAHVDLTAAEGRDAYYALIARFDAALDAAVANDYISSALRTVRTHLVRVRRMARDKPARLAASASEHRTIAEALAARDGDLAAHATHVHLHNALTSILESLPEGSA; from the coding sequence ATGACTCTCGCCGCCGATCGCACCACGGCGAGCGATCGCGCCTATGCCGATCTGCTGGACGGCATCCAGTCGGGCGCCCTGCCGTCGGGGCTGGTGCTCGGAGAGGTCGAACAGGCGGCACGCCTCGGTATCAGCCGCACGCCGATGCGCGAGGCCCTCCGTCGGCTCGCCGCCGACGGCCTCGTCGTGCAGCAGTCGCCGCGCGTGACGGTCGTGGCGGATCTGGATGCCGACGACATCCGCGCCCTCTTCGAGATCCGCCGGGCGCTCGAGGAGACCTCTGCTCGGCTCGCGGCCGCCCGTGGCGACGCCGCCTTGTTCCAGGACCTCGCCGGCGAGTTCGCGCACGTCGATCTCACCGCCGCAGAGGGCCGGGATGCGTATTACGCGCTCATCGCACGCTTCGACGCCGCACTGGACGCGGCCGTCGCCAATGACTACATATCTTCGGCACTGCGCACGGTGCGCACCCACCTGGTGCGGGTGCGACGCATGGCCCGCGACAAGCCGGCGCGACTCGCAGCCTCCGCCTCCGAGCATCGCACCATCGCCGAGGCGCTCGCCGCTCGCGACGGCGATCTCGCCGCCCACGCCACGCACGTGCACCTGCACAACGCGCTCACGAGCATCCTCGAATCCCTTCCGGAAGGATCAGCATGA
- a CDS encoding MmgE/PrpD family protein: MTINHHVRVYPSSETLEREDQLAWKIAEVAADQVEVEQDVVDMIINRIIDNASVAAASLTRAPINAARAQAFSHPVSRGGAGATVFGAALDDRTSPEWAAWVNGVAVRELDYHDTFLAAEYSHPGDNIPPILAVAQHVGADGRALVRGIATGYEIQMDLVRAICLHKHKIDHVAHLGPSAAAGIGTLLGLDVETIYQAVGQGLHTTTATRQSRKGEISTWKAHAPAFAGKMAVEAVDRAMRGQTSPSPIYEGEDGVIAWMLDGKDASYQVPLPAPGEPKRAILDSYTKEHSAEYQAQALIDLARKLGIENPALRDPANVEAIVIHTSHHTHNVIGSGANDPQKYDPTASRETLDHSVPYIFAVALQDGGWHHVDSYTPERAGREDTVALWHKITTAEDAEWTRRYHSEDPDEKAFGGRVEIRLTDGTTVVDEIAVADAHPLGARPFVRENYVAKFRLLAEPVLEPAEIERFLALVQRLPELTVAEVGELSIIAKPGLLEAADAPKGLF, translated from the coding sequence ATGACCATCAACCACCACGTCCGCGTCTACCCCAGCTCCGAGACGCTCGAGCGAGAAGACCAGCTCGCCTGGAAGATCGCCGAGGTCGCCGCCGACCAGGTCGAGGTCGAGCAGGACGTCGTCGACATGATCATCAACCGGATCATCGACAACGCCTCGGTCGCCGCGGCATCCCTCACCCGCGCCCCGATCAACGCCGCCCGCGCGCAGGCGTTCAGCCACCCGGTGTCGAGGGGCGGGGCCGGCGCGACCGTGTTCGGAGCCGCGCTCGACGACCGGACCAGCCCCGAGTGGGCGGCCTGGGTGAACGGCGTCGCGGTGCGTGAGCTCGACTACCACGACACGTTCCTCGCGGCCGAGTACTCGCACCCCGGTGACAACATCCCGCCGATCCTCGCGGTGGCCCAGCACGTCGGGGCAGACGGCCGGGCCCTGGTGCGCGGCATCGCGACCGGGTACGAGATCCAGATGGACCTGGTGCGCGCCATCTGCCTGCACAAGCACAAGATCGACCACGTCGCACACCTCGGCCCCTCGGCCGCCGCCGGCATCGGCACCCTGCTCGGACTCGACGTGGAGACCATCTACCAGGCGGTCGGTCAGGGGCTGCACACCACCACCGCCACTCGGCAGAGCCGCAAGGGCGAGATCTCCACGTGGAAGGCGCACGCTCCGGCGTTCGCCGGCAAGATGGCGGTCGAAGCTGTGGATCGGGCCATGCGCGGACAGACTTCGCCGTCTCCGATCTATGAAGGCGAGGACGGCGTGATCGCCTGGATGCTCGACGGCAAGGATGCGTCTTACCAGGTGCCACTGCCCGCCCCCGGCGAGCCGAAGCGCGCGATCCTCGACTCGTACACGAAAGAGCACTCGGCCGAGTACCAGGCGCAGGCGCTGATCGACCTCGCACGCAAGCTCGGCATCGAGAACCCGGCACTGCGGGACCCGGCGAACGTCGAGGCCATCGTCATCCACACCAGCCACCACACCCACAACGTGATCGGCTCCGGCGCGAACGACCCGCAGAAGTACGATCCGACCGCGTCGCGCGAGACCCTCGACCACTCGGTGCCGTACATCTTCGCGGTCGCCCTGCAGGACGGCGGCTGGCACCACGTCGACTCGTACACCCCGGAGCGGGCCGGCCGGGAAGACACCGTCGCACTGTGGCACAAGATCACCACGGCAGAGGATGCCGAGTGGACGCGTCGGTACCACTCCGAAGACCCCGACGAGAAGGCGTTCGGCGGCCGCGTCGAGATCCGCCTCACCGATGGCACCACCGTGGTCGACGAGATCGCGGTCGCGGACGCCCACCCGCTGGGGGCTCGGCCGTTCGTGCGCGAGAACTACGTCGCGAAGTTCCGGCTGCTGGCAGAGCCGGTGCTCGAGCCGGCCGAGATCGAGCGCTTCCTCGCGCTCGTGCAGCGTCTGCCCGAGCTCACGGTCGCCGAGGTCGGCGAGCTGTCGATCATCGCGAAGCCCGGCCTGCTCGAGGCAGCGGATGCTCCGAAGGGGCTGTTCTGA
- the prpB gene encoding methylisocitrate lyase, whose translation MLYSTVTPAEKRRLFRERLAGGELLQFPGAFNPLSARLIEQKGFDGVYISGAVLAADLGLPDIGLTTLTEVAGRAKQIARMTDLPAIVDADTGFGEPMNVARTIQELEDAGLAGAHIEDQVNPKRCGHLDGKSVVDEDTAVKRIRAAADARRDSNFLIMARTDIRGVEGLDAAIDRAKALVDAGADAIFPEAMRDLAEFEAMAKALDVPILANMTEFGKSELFSTAQLQDAGVSIVIWPVSLLRIAMGAAGRALDTLNDDGHLTSRLGEMQHRADLYDLIDYESYNHFDSGVFNFTIDTSGR comes from the coding sequence ATGCTGTACTCCACCGTCACACCCGCGGAGAAGCGGCGGCTGTTCCGAGAGCGGCTCGCCGGCGGGGAACTGCTACAGTTCCCCGGCGCTTTCAACCCGCTCTCTGCGCGCCTCATCGAGCAGAAGGGCTTCGACGGGGTCTACATCTCGGGTGCGGTGCTCGCCGCCGACCTCGGCCTGCCCGACATCGGCCTGACCACCCTCACCGAGGTCGCCGGACGCGCGAAGCAGATCGCCCGGATGACGGACCTCCCGGCCATCGTCGATGCCGACACCGGATTCGGCGAGCCGATGAACGTCGCCCGGACGATCCAGGAGCTCGAGGATGCCGGCCTCGCCGGCGCCCACATCGAGGACCAGGTCAACCCGAAGCGCTGCGGTCATCTCGACGGCAAGAGCGTCGTCGACGAGGACACGGCGGTCAAGCGCATCCGCGCGGCGGCCGACGCCCGAAGGGACTCGAACTTCCTCATCATGGCGCGCACGGACATCCGTGGCGTCGAAGGGCTGGATGCCGCGATCGACCGTGCGAAGGCACTGGTGGATGCCGGCGCCGATGCGATCTTCCCGGAGGCGATGCGTGACCTCGCCGAGTTCGAGGCGATGGCGAAGGCTCTGGACGTGCCGATCCTCGCGAACATGACCGAGTTCGGCAAGAGCGAGCTGTTCTCCACGGCGCAGCTGCAGGACGCCGGCGTCAGCATCGTCATCTGGCCGGTTTCGCTGCTGCGCATCGCGATGGGGGCGGCCGGGCGGGCACTCGATACGCTGAACGACGACGGGCATCTGACCAGCAGGCTCGGCGAGATGCAGCACCGCGCCGATCTCTACGACCTCATCGACTACGAGTCGTACAACCATTTCGACTCCGGCGTCTTCAACTTCACCATCGACACCTCCGGCCGTTGA
- a CDS encoding bifunctional 2-methylcitrate synthase/citrate synthase: MTDPDIKKGLAGVVVDTTAISKVNPDTNSLLYRGYPVQELAATQPFEAVAYLLWHGELPDAAQLAAFRAEERAHRALADNVKAAIDLVPLEAHPMDEVRTAVSLLGATDPAAGGSVLDAGGSPEDNLARSIRLFAALPAIVAYGQRRRRGQEPIAPRDDLDYSANFLWMTFGELPDPVVVDAFNRSMILYAEHSFNASTFTARVITSTLSDLYSAVVGAIGALKGPLHGGANEAVLHIFDEIGTAENVKPWLDEALAAKRKIMGFGHRVYKSGDSRVPTMKAALDTLVDHYGRTDVADLYAALEQEFVARKGIYPNLDYPSGPAYNLIGFDTLTFTPLFVAARVTGWTAHIIEQAGANALIRPLSAYNGVAERHIAV, from the coding sequence ATGACCGATCCCGACATCAAGAAGGGCCTCGCCGGCGTCGTCGTGGACACGACGGCGATCTCGAAGGTCAACCCCGACACGAACAGTCTGCTGTACCGCGGTTACCCGGTGCAGGAGCTGGCTGCGACGCAGCCGTTCGAGGCCGTGGCGTACCTGCTGTGGCATGGGGAGCTCCCGGACGCCGCGCAGCTGGCGGCGTTCCGTGCGGAGGAGCGCGCCCACCGCGCGCTCGCCGACAACGTCAAGGCCGCGATCGATCTCGTTCCGCTCGAGGCGCATCCGATGGATGAGGTCCGCACCGCGGTCAGCCTCCTCGGCGCGACCGACCCGGCAGCGGGCGGATCCGTGCTCGACGCCGGAGGGAGCCCCGAGGACAACCTGGCGCGCAGCATCCGCCTGTTCGCCGCCCTGCCCGCAATCGTCGCCTACGGTCAGCGCCGCCGCCGCGGGCAGGAGCCGATCGCTCCGCGCGACGATCTCGACTATTCCGCGAACTTCCTCTGGATGACCTTCGGCGAGCTGCCGGATCCGGTCGTCGTCGACGCGTTCAACCGGTCGATGATCCTGTACGCGGAGCACTCCTTCAACGCGTCGACGTTCACCGCTCGCGTGATCACCTCGACGCTGAGCGACCTGTACTCCGCGGTCGTCGGTGCGATCGGCGCGCTCAAGGGTCCGCTGCACGGCGGCGCTAACGAGGCCGTGCTGCACATCTTCGACGAGATCGGCACGGCCGAGAACGTCAAGCCGTGGCTCGATGAGGCCCTCGCCGCCAAGCGCAAGATCATGGGCTTCGGGCACCGGGTCTACAAGAGCGGGGACTCGCGCGTCCCCACGATGAAGGCGGCACTGGACACCCTCGTCGATCACTACGGTCGCACCGACGTCGCCGACCTCTACGCCGCGCTCGAGCAGGAGTTCGTCGCCCGCAAGGGGATCTACCCGAACCTCGACTATCCGTCGGGTCCCGCGTACAACCTGATCGGCTTCGACACCCTCACCTTCACTCCGCTGTTCGTCGCGGCGCGGGTGACCGGGTGGACCGCGCACATCATCGAGCAGGCCGGGGCGAACGCCCTCATCCGCCCGCTCTCCGCCTACAACGGCGTCGCCGAGCGGCACATCGCCGTCTGA
- a CDS encoding carbohydrate-binding protein produces the protein MRTTTAILAAGAMIAAGAVVASGPASASTPEQTGPEYDWSNVEISGGGYVPGIIYNPTEEGLVYARTDIGGAYRLDREADRWVPLLDHVGWDDWNWLGVLSLATDPVDTARVYAAVGMYTNDWDPNNGAVLRSSDAGETWQATPLPFKVGGNMPGRGISERLQIDPNDNDVLYFGAEQRQGLWRSTDAGVSFQRVESFPNVGDFAPDPASENSYLTSELGVLWTAFDAASSPAGTATSTIFTAVADKEHILYRSDDAGATWAEVEGAPTGFLPQRGVIDESGRFLYITTTDTSGPYDGSDGEVWRYGIDTGTWTDITPTQRPAGGDFGFGGLTVDQNDPDTIMVASQIQWWPDILIFRSTDRGETWSPIWDYVTGSDGAVSLDRRYEQSIDGVPWLAFGKEVGEPVPGSEPTPKLGWMVSSLEIDPHNSDELMYGTGATIYRADDLTAWDEPGGRIHLAPSADGIEETSIQGLAAPLGDVDLVSAMGDLGGFVHDDIDTITNTFQAPYFGGGTSVDAAGLADGVIARAGTDGTGAHLAAFSSDGGDTWFSSPAVPGSTGGGSVAVTADGGGAVWAPASAAPQVTRDAGATWVPVAGLPAGARVEADRVDRDIVYGFAAGTFYRSEDGGSSFAAVNAGTLPAEGNVRLGAMPGHIGDVWLAGGDPDGAYGMWRSTDRGGTWQQVDGFDGADTIGFGKAAPGETRPAIYSAARRDGVRGVFRSTDGGDTWIRINDDDHQWGYLGADIEGDPDVFGRVYVATNGRGIVVGNDAAATEPAPWSSSATYAEGDLVSFDGSTWLASWWSRKDVPGAKRGPWQEIVTAPTGVAKWTLTRTFVAGDIAEHDGHLWRAKWWSRGDLPGAKRSAWERIG, from the coding sequence ATGAGAACCACGACGGCGATCCTCGCCGCGGGGGCGATGATCGCCGCGGGGGCGGTGGTGGCGAGCGGGCCCGCTTCTGCGAGCACGCCGGAACAGACCGGTCCCGAATACGACTGGTCGAACGTCGAGATATCCGGCGGCGGATACGTGCCAGGCATCATCTACAACCCCACCGAAGAGGGGCTGGTGTACGCGCGCACCGACATCGGCGGCGCGTACCGGCTCGATCGGGAGGCCGACCGCTGGGTGCCCCTCCTCGACCACGTCGGCTGGGACGACTGGAACTGGCTCGGCGTGCTGAGCCTCGCCACCGACCCGGTCGACACCGCACGGGTGTATGCCGCGGTCGGCATGTACACGAACGACTGGGACCCGAACAACGGCGCTGTGCTTCGGTCCTCCGACGCCGGGGAGACCTGGCAGGCGACGCCGCTGCCCTTCAAGGTCGGCGGCAACATGCCGGGGCGCGGAATCAGCGAACGCCTGCAGATCGACCCGAACGACAACGACGTGCTCTATTTCGGCGCCGAACAGCGACAGGGACTCTGGCGCTCGACCGATGCCGGCGTGAGCTTCCAGCGCGTGGAGAGCTTCCCGAACGTGGGCGATTTCGCACCCGATCCCGCCTCCGAGAACTCGTACCTCACCTCCGAGCTCGGCGTGCTGTGGACCGCGTTCGACGCGGCGTCCTCCCCCGCGGGCACCGCGACCTCGACGATCTTCACGGCTGTCGCCGACAAGGAGCACATCCTCTACCGCTCCGACGACGCCGGCGCGACCTGGGCCGAGGTCGAGGGCGCCCCGACCGGGTTCCTCCCCCAGCGCGGCGTGATCGACGAGAGCGGTCGATTCCTGTACATCACGACCACCGACACCAGCGGTCCCTACGACGGGTCCGACGGCGAGGTATGGCGATACGGGATCGATACCGGCACGTGGACGGACATCACGCCCACGCAGCGTCCGGCCGGCGGCGACTTCGGCTTCGGCGGCCTGACCGTCGACCAGAACGACCCGGACACGATCATGGTTGCATCGCAGATCCAGTGGTGGCCCGACATCCTGATCTTCCGCAGCACGGATCGCGGCGAGACCTGGTCGCCGATCTGGGACTACGTCACCGGCAGCGACGGCGCCGTCTCGCTCGATCGCCGCTATGAGCAGTCCATCGACGGCGTGCCGTGGCTCGCGTTCGGCAAAGAGGTCGGCGAACCGGTCCCGGGGAGCGAGCCGACGCCGAAGCTGGGCTGGATGGTGTCGTCCCTCGAAATCGACCCGCACAACTCCGACGAGCTCATGTACGGCACCGGCGCGACGATCTACCGCGCCGACGACCTCACCGCCTGGGATGAGCCCGGCGGTCGGATCCACCTCGCTCCATCCGCCGACGGCATCGAGGAGACGTCCATCCAGGGGCTCGCCGCCCCGCTCGGCGACGTCGACCTCGTCTCGGCGATGGGCGACCTCGGCGGCTTCGTGCACGACGACATCGACACCATCACGAACACGTTCCAAGCCCCGTATTTCGGGGGCGGGACGTCTGTGGACGCGGCGGGTCTGGCCGACGGCGTCATCGCCCGTGCCGGCACCGACGGCACCGGCGCCCACCTCGCCGCGTTCTCGAGCGACGGCGGCGACACCTGGTTCTCCTCTCCCGCGGTCCCCGGCTCGACCGGCGGCGGCAGCGTGGCGGTGACGGCCGATGGCGGCGGAGCAGTCTGGGCGCCGGCGAGTGCCGCACCGCAGGTCACCCGGGATGCCGGCGCGACCTGGGTCCCGGTCGCGGGGCTGCCTGCCGGAGCGAGGGTCGAAGCGGATCGCGTCGATCGCGACATCGTCTACGGTTTCGCAGCGGGCACGTTCTACCGCTCCGAGGATGGCGGATCGAGCTTCGCGGCCGTGAACGCGGGGACCCTCCCCGCCGAGGGCAACGTGCGCTTGGGCGCGATGCCGGGGCACATCGGAGATGTCTGGCTGGCCGGCGGAGATCCGGACGGCGCCTACGGCATGTGGCGTTCGACGGACCGCGGCGGCACCTGGCAACAGGTCGATGGATTCGACGGGGCGGACACAATCGGCTTCGGCAAGGCCGCACCGGGCGAGACACGTCCCGCGATCTACTCCGCCGCGCGCCGAGACGGCGTGCGCGGCGTCTTCCGGTCGACCGACGGTGGCGACACCTGGATCCGCATCAACGACGACGACCACCAGTGGGGTTATCTCGGCGCCGACATCGAAGGGGATCCCGACGTGTTCGGCCGGGTCTACGTCGCGACGAACGGCCGAGGCATCGTGGTCGGGAATGACGCAGCGGCCACCGAGCCCGCCCCGTGGAGCTCCTCGGCGACGTACGCCGAGGGAGACCTAGTCTCCTTCGACGGTTCGACGTGGCTCGCCTCATGGTGGAGCCGCAAGGACGTGCCCGGCGCGAAGCGGGGCCCCTGGCAGGAGATCGTCACGGCGCCGACAGGCGTCGCGAAGTGGACCCTGACGCGCACCTTCGTGGCAGGCGACATCGCCGAGCACGACGGCCACCTCTGGCGCGCCAAGTGGTGGTCGCGCGGAGACCTGCCTGGTGCGAAGCGCAGCGCGTGGGAGCGCATCGGCTGA
- a CDS encoding acetylxylan esterase has protein sequence MTFTDLPLDQLRSFRPDVAEPADFDDFWARTLTESRALATAPQLQAVTTPITQLIVEDLTFSGFGGEPIRAWITRPHSDSPLPTVVEYIGYNGGRGVPGERLQWAAAGYVHVLMDTRGQGSGWGTGGDTPDPHGSDGSVPGFMTRGIRSPETYFYRRVFTDAALLIDAVAQLPAVDASRISVTGGSQGGGISLAAAALHPGVVAAMPDVPFLCHFRRSVELTPEHPFKEIERYLAVHRGVTNEVFGTLSYFDGVNFARRISAPVLFSVALMDAVVLPSSVFAAFNHCGSADAEIEVYEFNGHEGGQTVQWLRQAEWLASRA, from the coding sequence GTGACCTTCACTGATCTCCCCCTCGACCAGCTCCGCTCCTTCCGCCCCGATGTGGCCGAACCCGCGGATTTCGATGACTTCTGGGCGCGCACCCTCACGGAATCGAGAGCGCTCGCGACCGCACCGCAGCTGCAGGCGGTGACGACTCCGATCACGCAGCTGATCGTCGAGGACCTCACGTTCAGCGGCTTCGGTGGCGAACCGATCCGCGCATGGATCACCCGCCCGCACTCGGATTCCCCCCTGCCGACGGTCGTCGAGTACATCGGCTACAACGGAGGTCGCGGCGTTCCGGGCGAACGTCTGCAGTGGGCGGCGGCCGGCTACGTGCACGTGCTGATGGACACCCGGGGCCAGGGCAGCGGATGGGGCACCGGGGGCGACACCCCCGACCCGCACGGCTCGGACGGCTCGGTTCCCGGGTTCATGACCCGCGGCATCCGCAGCCCCGAGACCTACTTCTACCGCCGCGTGTTCACCGACGCCGCGCTGCTGATCGACGCGGTGGCGCAGCTGCCAGCCGTCGATGCGAGCCGGATCAGCGTCACCGGTGGCAGCCAGGGCGGTGGGATCAGCCTGGCCGCCGCCGCACTGCATCCCGGTGTCGTCGCGGCGATGCCCGACGTCCCGTTCCTCTGCCACTTCCGCCGTTCGGTGGAGCTGACGCCGGAGCATCCCTTCAAAGAGATCGAGCGCTACCTCGCCGTGCACCGCGGAGTGACGAACGAGGTCTTCGGCACCCTGTCGTACTTCGACGGGGTGAACTTCGCCCGCCGCATCTCGGCGCCGGTGCTGTTCTCCGTCGCGCTGATGGATGCCGTCGTACTGCCCTCGAGCGTGTTCGCGGCGTTCAATCACTGCGGCTCTGCGGATGCCGAGATCGAGGTCTACGAGTTCAACGGCCATGAAGGCGGCCAGACCGTGCAGTGGCTGCGCCAGGCGGAGTGGCTCGCCTCGCGCGCCTGA
- a CDS encoding glycoside hydrolase family 43 protein, whose protein sequence is MTDAVNSAEHPVVPGFHPDPTICRAGDTYYLAHSSFEYSPGVPLWRSTDLTTWEQVGHALDGDENLRPGIAGPGGGVYAPTLRHHAGRFWMITTNVSGKVGQLVTSAPSIEGPWSPGIVIEGAVGIDPDLAWDDEGTCYMTFSSNMSSAPGIAQVRVDLETGTVLDEPRTVSRGTGLAYPEAPHVFRRGDWWYLLYAEGGTERGHTVGIARAKTPTGPFELHPHNPIFTRRSTTFPVQNAGHADLIERLDGSWAMVYLGVRPRGATPQFHVNGRETFLAGIDWVDDWPVVVPDRFTFTPAPTGFTDRFDGPLHPRWTSPGFAPAEIAESTPGGIRIAVEDDAPNGAPSMLATRTLDAHWRFSATTEASEAAAVRVRMDDRHWGEVRIDSGRARAALHIGGLTRTIDDDRTAASGARSLIIESRPATSGGPDDLVFAIADADGERELARLDGRYLSTEVAGGFVGRTVGLRAASTAALFTDVAYEPREAANENAEVHS, encoded by the coding sequence ATGACCGATGCCGTGAACTCCGCGGAGCATCCTGTAGTCCCCGGGTTCCACCCGGACCCGACGATCTGCCGGGCCGGAGACACGTACTACCTCGCGCACTCATCGTTCGAGTATTCGCCGGGTGTTCCCCTCTGGCGGAGCACGGATCTCACCACGTGGGAGCAGGTGGGTCACGCCCTCGACGGTGATGAGAACCTGCGCCCGGGCATCGCCGGACCCGGTGGAGGCGTGTACGCGCCGACGCTTCGTCATCACGCCGGACGATTCTGGATGATCACCACGAACGTCTCAGGAAAGGTCGGCCAGCTGGTCACCTCGGCCCCGAGCATCGAGGGTCCGTGGTCGCCGGGCATCGTGATCGAGGGCGCCGTCGGCATCGATCCCGACCTCGCCTGGGACGACGAGGGCACCTGTTACATGACGTTCAGCTCGAACATGTCATCGGCTCCGGGAATCGCCCAGGTGCGAGTGGACCTGGAGACGGGCACAGTGCTCGACGAGCCGCGGACCGTCTCGCGCGGCACCGGACTGGCGTACCCCGAAGCTCCGCATGTCTTCCGGCGCGGCGACTGGTGGTACCTGCTCTACGCCGAGGGCGGCACGGAGCGCGGGCACACGGTGGGCATCGCCAGGGCGAAGACCCCGACGGGACCGTTCGAACTTCATCCGCACAATCCGATCTTCACCCGCCGCAGCACCACCTTCCCGGTGCAGAACGCCGGCCATGCCGACCTGATCGAGCGCCTCGACGGCTCCTGGGCGATGGTCTATCTCGGCGTCCGTCCGCGCGGAGCCACCCCTCAGTTCCACGTGAACGGTCGTGAGACGTTCCTCGCCGGCATCGACTGGGTCGACGACTGGCCTGTGGTCGTCCCGGACCGCTTCACCTTCACCCCCGCACCGACCGGGTTCACCGACCGCTTCGACGGACCGCTGCACCCCCGATGGACCTCTCCGGGCTTCGCCCCCGCCGAGATCGCCGAGAGCACACCGGGCGGCATCCGGATCGCCGTCGAGGATGACGCGCCCAACGGGGCACCGTCGATGCTCGCGACCCGCACCCTCGACGCGCACTGGCGATTCTCGGCGACGACCGAGGCCTCCGAGGCGGCCGCGGTGCGCGTGCGCATGGACGATCGGCACTGGGGCGAGGTCCGCATCGACTCCGGTCGCGCGCGGGCCGCACTTCACATCGGCGGGCTGACCCGCACCATCGACGACGACCGCACCGCGGCGTCCGGTGCGCGGTCGCTGATCATCGAATCCCGACCAGCGACGTCCGGGGGCCCGGACGACCTCGTCTTCGCCATCGCCGACGCCGACGGGGAGCGGGAACTCGCGCGCCTGGACGGACGGTATCTGTCGACCGAGGTCGCCGGTGGGTTCGTGGGGCGCACGGTCGGTCTGCGCGCGGCGAGCACAGCGGCGCTGTTCACGGACGTGGCGTACGAGCCACGGGAAGCCGCCAACGAGAACGCGGAGGTTCACTCATGA